AGTACGGTCCTCAATAAGCATCTTCATCGGCAGGACACGCACGGAGGTTGCCGTAGGCAGCTCCAGGCTCTCGTCCATATTCTCAGCGATCTTACTGGAAACTCCTTTGATTTTTTCGAGAGTGGCGCCGGTAGGGATATTTTCTTCTTCTTTTTTCTCTTCTCTCTCTTTACGGGCTTTAGGCTCCGGCTTTCGCTGTACAGCAGGTTCCCCGTTTCCTGAAATTTCAGCCTTCTCTTTTAGTTCCTGGGGAGTGGTTTCTCCCTCTATCTCGTCAAAATAATTTTTCCAGTGTGCAGGAACAGATGAAGGATCTTCTTTGTATTGATTGTATAGTTCTTCAACTAATGCAGAATTTGGGCCGAAAACAGCTTCGAGAGACTTCAAAATGTGGTCTGATTGTGTTTTGTAATTATACAGTGATTGATATAGAAAAGTACTGCGAAGAGTTAATATTAAACAATTTTTTTGGTTTCTTTAACCCTTAATCATGAAGCGCTAAAGTTAACCATTGTTGTATTAAAATACGATTCCTCTTCAGAGTTATTTTTTCATTATACTTTGCTGATCTGAAGCAAGAAACAAAGATTTTTCTATAAACATTTGATTGTACATGTCCGAAAAAACAAAGAAGAAAACAGGAGCCGAAGAAATACAATGGGACCTATCTGATCTCTACAAATCCATTGATGATCCACAACTTGAAAAGGACCGTGAGACAGTTCGTGAGAAGGCGCAAGCTTTTGCTAAAAATTATAAAGGCAACATAGCCAATCTTAATGCCGGGGAGTTCAAAAAGGTCCTACAGGAGTATGAAGAGATTCTTGAACTTATTGGGAAAATCGGATCTTACGCTCACCTGATTTGGTCAACTAATACCTCAAAGCCCGAATACGGTAAACTCATCCAGCAGTCTAAAGAACTCTCCTCTGAGATTCATCAAAAGCTGGTATTTTTTGACGTGGAGTGGCTGGATGTGGATGATGAAAAAGCCGGGCAATGGATTGAAAGTGATGATCTCAGCCATTACAGGCACTATTTAGAGACCTCCCGTCGCTACAAAGAGCATATACTCAGTGAGAAGGAAGAACAGATCCTATCGGCTAAATCGGTGACCGGTAGCAGTGCCTGGAATCGCTATTTTGATGAAACGCTGGGCGCAGCCACATTTGAACTGGAAGGAGAGGAACTGACCGAACAGGAGGTGCTAAGCAAACTTCATGAACCGGATCGGGAGCTGCGTAAAAAAGCACATGCTTCCCTCACCGATACTTTTAAAGATTTAAGTCGGACGCTGACCTTTGTTTTCAATACCCTGTTGGCTGACAAACATACTAACGACAAGTTGAGGAACTACGACAGTTGGATCTCTTCAAGGAATTTGTCCAATGAGATAGACGATGATACGGTTGAACTGTTGGTCAATTCGGTTACCAGCAGCTACAGCCTGGTGCAGCGATTTTATAAGCTTAAGCGGGACCTGTTGGGCTATGACAAGCTATACGACTATGATCGCTATGCACCATTATTGCAGAATGAGGAGGAAGTACAATGGGATAAGGCGCGGGAAATTGTTCTTAGTTCTTATAGCGAATTTCACCCTGAGATGGGCGAGATTGCGGGCAAATTTTTTGAGAAGAGCTGGATTGATGCCGCCATTAAGCCGGGCAAGAGGGGAGGAGCCTACTCGGCCAGTACGGTGCCTTCGGTTCATCCCTATGTATTCATGAATTTTGATGGGAAAATACGGGACGTTCAGACTCTGGCTCATGAACTGGGTCACGGTGTGCACCAGTACCTTGCCCGCAAGCAGGGTCCTCTGCAGGCAGGTACGCCACTGACCACGGCTGAGACCGCATCGGTGTTCGGTGAAATGCTGGTTTTTCAGAACCTGATCAAAAAGCTGGATGATCCGAAAGAGAAACTGGCCCTGTTGATGGGTAAGATTGATGATACCATTGCTACGGTATTCCGACAGGTCTCCATGAATCGCTTTGAACATGCCATGCATACCAAGAGGCGTGAAGAGGGTGAGCTGACGACCGAAGAATTTTCTAAACTCTGGAGGTCAACACAGGAAGAGTTGTATGGTGATTCCGTAGAAATAACCGAAAGCTATAACCTATGGTGGTGTTATATCCCTCATTTTCTGCATACACCGGGCTATGTTTATGCCTATGCATTTGGAGAACTCTTGGTTTTAGCTTTATATGAAGAGTATACAAGGAGTGAGAACGGTTTTTCTGAAAAGTATATCAGCATGCTGGAGGCAGGAGGATCCGACTGGCCTGAAAATATTGTCAGTAAAGTCGGATTGGATATCACAGACCGTGATTTCTGGGATAAGGGACTCAGTGCTGTGGAGAAAATGGTTCAACAGGCAGAAGAGTTAGCAAAACAAATTAATTAGGATTTAGGGATGGACACCTACGCACAGGCACGTCAAAAGGATCGCTCAAATGCAGAGATAATGGGGAAGAAGCGCCAGGAAAAAGCGCTGAGGGAATTCAAACAGGTGATGGAGGATCTGGTTTTTTTGTTGCGGACGGCCTCAGAGATGGAGACAGTTTATATGTACTGGATCAACCGCTCCCGTGAGCAGTTTGTGATGGAGACAAAATCCACCTCCCTGCCCAATGTAATGTTTCAGGACAGGGTGAGTTTTGAGGATCATTTTCTGGATACCTTCAAAGATATTACAGAGCCCATAACCGTTGATGTTCAGGATGATCTTGACGAAGGAGCGCTTTCACATTATTACAACGAGGTTCCGGTTCAGTATGTAACCATCTTGCCTTTTATCAACAATGGGGAAACCGTAGCCATTACTGTGCTGGAGTCCAACAAGCACGTACTTACTGACGACAAGAGCGAGGTGATCTATGCCTATATCGATGCCCTCAGAAAAGTACTGAATACCTATCTGGAAATAAGTGACCTCTATCAAAAACAGGAAGAGTGGGTCGATTATGAAGAGAGCCTATCGGTGCTTGATACCAAAGGTCACCGGACGGATCTCATTCTGAAGATGCTTAATGGGATGCAGTCTTTTATGAATACCGGCGGGGTTTCATTTATTGGGAAGTCGGCCGGCAGTTGGTGCAACGTGCTCAATTCCGAAGGTGCCCGCAATGCACCGCCTATCGGGTTGCCCATCGAAGATAAAAGTTTATCACTGGAAGCACTTCAAAAAGGCAATCCGGAATTTGCCATTCATTTTAATAATAATCCCAAGCGTCTTTCACCCAGAGAACTTCACACTCAGGGAGCCACCCTTGCAATCCCGGTTTTGATGAACGATCACCGGCAGGGGCTGGTGCTGGTCTATGACGATAATCCGCTTACCTTTAAGGAATCCACCAAACACAAATTGATAAATTTTGTGCGGGTGGCTGCCCTTAAAATGAAAGTGAACAACCCCAAATTGGACGCCGATAATGATCTGCTGACCAACCAATACGGTGCCTTCATACCTGATATCTTTGAAATGACGGTGGATACTGAACTTAAAAGAAATGCCAAAAGCCTGAGTAACTACACGTCATGGCTCGGTTTAATTACGCTCTCCGACTTGCCATCTATACGAACCAAACTACGTCTGGAAGAGCTCAACCAGATGCAGAAAGATCTAGTGGCAGCTTTTAATCCCTCGCGGTTCGGCATTTCTGGAGCCATAGGTTTCTACTCTGATTATGTCTACTCTTTCTTTATACAGAGTAAAGATAAAAAAGCAGTTGAACACTGGACGAAAGCCTTGAAGAAAGAGTTCAGCGAACCCTTCGAACTGACCAATGGCAAGCAGATTCGTAGCGGTATCAAGGTAGGCTTTACCTTGCTGGATGAGGATTTAGAAGACTCCTACCAGGCATTGTCTAATGCCAAGGCAGCTTTATCCAGGGCGATTAAAAGTGATCAGGAACATAGTCCGCAGCAGTGATATGGGAAATTGTTACGTAGTGGTCATTGATGGTCTGGGAGTCGGTGCGCAGGAGGATGCAGCCGAATACGGTGATGAAGGAGAGAATACCCTTGGTCACGTCTGTTCTCAAACCGGATGCCGACTTCCAAATCTGGGTAAGATGGGCCTCGGTAATATCATTCCCCTGGCTTCGGTACCTCCCGAAGAAAAGCCTCTTTCAGCATATGGAAAAATGCGTGAGGTCTCAGCCGGTAAGGATTCAACCACCGGGCACTGGGAATTGGCGGGGGTTCAGCTTGAAAAACCGTTTCCTACCTATCCCAATGGATTTCCAAATGAAGTCATTGAAGCTTTTTGTAGGGAGATCGGCATAGAAAAAGTACTCTGCAACCGTCCTTATTCCGGCACCGAAGTAATTGCCGATTACGGAAAAGAGCACCTGGAGACAGGCTATCCCATTGTCTACACCTCTGCCGACTCCGTCTTTCAGGTTGCTGCCCATGAAGGTGTGACACCTGTTGAACAACTTTATGAGTGGTGCAAACAGGTAAGAAAGAAAATACTGACCGGAGAGCATGGGGTGGGGAGAGTAATAGCTCGTCCGTTCACCGGTGAGCCAGGAGGCTTCGAGCGACTATCCGACCGTCGCCATGACTTTTCTCTTGCACCGCCGGAACATAACATTATCAACAATCTGTATAACAGGGGATTCAAAACATATTCCATCGGCAAGATCATTGACTTGTTTGCTGAAAAAGGTTTTACCCAGTTCAGAAGAACCAAAACCAATGCAGAGGGCATCTCACAGTTGCTTAGTCTGATGTCGGCTGCCGAAAATAGCTTTGTCTTTGTTAATCTTATTGATACGGATCAGAAATATGGGCATCGTCAGGATCCGGAGGGTTTTGCTGAGTGTCTGCAGGAGATAGATCGTGCCATTCCGGCGATTGTCAGTAAACTTAAAGATGATGACCTTTTGATCCTGACCGGCGATCACGGCAATGATCCGACATCGGAAAGTACCGACCATAGCAGGGAATTTGTACCATTATTAGTGTTCCCTTCCTCGTCGGTACAAGCCATGAATCTCGGTACAAGAAGTACCTTCAGCGATGTTGCCTGCACGGTGGCCGATTTTTTTGAATTGGAGGAATCCTACCCGGGTCATTCGTTTTTAAAAGAGTAGAGATAATGATTTACATAAGTATCGAAAATCTCTTATATTGTAGAGATTAGAGTAAAATGCGCATGCAACAAATACGGTTCATTACCGTTTAATGATTGAATCGGTCAAAAAAGATAATAGACCCTTTTTTCCCGTCTGTTATCTTTTATTTATTTCGTCCACACCCGACGCATACGAACAAATGTTAACTTAATCCCCATAGTGCCGTGGCTAGAAGTTCAGGAATTTCTACAAGAGAATCAGAATCATTAGACCGCTACCTGCAGGAGATCGGCAAAGAGAAACTCATTACCCCTGAAGATGAGGTTCGTCTGGCGAAAGAGATTCAGAAGGGAAGCCAGAGAGCTCTGGAAGACCTTACGAAAGCCAATCTTCGTTTCGTGGTTTCAGTAGCCAAGCAGTATCAAAACCAGGGTTTGTCACTGGGTGACCTCATCAATGAAGGGAACCTCGGTCTGATTAAAGCTGCCAAGCGTTTTGATGAAACCCGTGGTTTCAAGTTTATTTCCTATGCCGTATGGTGGATTCGTCAGTCAATTTTGCAGGCACTTGCCGAACAGAGTCGTATTGTCCGCCTTCCATTGAACAGGGTAGGAGCCTTGAACAAAATTGGTAAAGAGCTGGGCAAGCTCGAGCAGGAGTATGAACGAGTACCCTCTGCAGCCGAACTGGCCGAAAGCTTGGATATGACGGTTTCTGAAGTGGCTGATACTTTGAAAATATCCGGTCGTCACCTTTCTGTAGATGCACCTTTTGCACAGGGAGAAGATAACCGACTGCTGGATGTTCTTGAAAATGAGGAGACGCCCAATCCGGATAATGATCTGATGGGTGAATCCCTGAAAGTTGAAATTGAACGGGCATTGTCTAAGCTGACCAGTCGTGAGGCCGAAGTCATCAGGCTCTATTTCGGTATCGGTCGCGAGCATTCGCTGACTTTGGAAGAAATCGGAGAGCGTTTTGATCTGACCCGTGAACGTGTACGTCAGATTAAAGAAAAAGCCCTCCGCAAGCTGCGTCATCATAACCGCAGCGCGGCGCTTCGGGCTTATCTCGGTTAAGAGATATTAAAAAATACTTTGCAGGCTCCTTTCGTTAATCCGAAAGGAGCCTTTTTTATTTTTGGGACGTTACAAAAAGTTTAGTAAAGCTGTATACAATTCGGATTTATAAACTTAGCTATATAGCTTTACTAAACTTAATGTTTGTTTGCTTTACTAAACTTGGTTGTAATTAAAATACTTGTATATCGTACACGCACCTTTTAGGTTATTGCTATGAAACGTTTGTTACTCTTAATTTTGCTTATATCTGTTGCGCTTCCTGCGTTTTCACAGATATTACCATTCCGTTCCTATTCCATTGAAAGGGGGCTCAGTGAGGCAGTAGTGAATGAAATGATGCAGGATGACGAAGGGTGGCTCTGGATTGCTACTGGCTATGGTCTGAATCGTTTTGACGGGTTTCAGTTTACCAACTACTATGAAGAAAACGGACTCCTGAGCAATAAGATACACGCCTTGTTCCAGGATGAGGACGGCCTTATCTGGATCGGTACCGGTGCGGGAGTCAATATCATCGAGGATGACAGTATCACAACCCACCCTGATTTGAGTGCCTTGGAGTCGTCGTCCATTCTCGAAATTTTTGAAGACGACAGGGGAGAGTTCTGGTTTGCCACAGACGGTCAGGGTGTCTGGCACTACGACACGGCAGGAAACCTCACGCAGTACGGAGAGGTTAACGGCATGGGTGATGATCGCGTGCGTGATGTTGTGGAGGACCGGGAGGGTACCCTTTGGTTCGCCACCAGGGATGGGCTCACCAGCCTAAAAGATGGAAATTTCAGAACCTACCGCATGAACGACGGACTTCCCGATGATAAGCTGCGTGACCTTCATTTGGATAAAGAAGGCGAGCTTTGGATTGCAACCCGGGGCGGACTTAGCCATTTCACTGACGGCTCCTTTCAAAACTATACGGAAACAGACGGGTTGATCAATAACCGTATACAGTCTCTGTCACCGGATAAAGAGGATGGTTTGTGGCTCGGTACCGAGGAGGGAGTCAGCCATTTCGTGGACGGAAATTTCAAGAATTATTCGGTAGAGCAGGGTTTATCAAACAATATTGTGCATGCAACCCTGCTGGATCGCGAAGAAAACATCTGGTTTGGGACCTTCGGGGGCGGGATCAGCGTGTTTTTTGGAGATCATATCCGAAATTACACTATAGAAGAGGGGCTTTCGAATAATGTCATTACCTCCATCATTGAAGACCGGGATGGAAACCACTGGATTACCAGTTATGGAGGAGGCATCTCTAAATATGACGGTGAGACTTTTACTAATTACCTGGAGCAGGATGGCCTGGTGGACAACAAAGTGTACAAGGCCATTGTCGACAGAGAAAATCGAATTGTTATCGGTACCCGATGGGGATTGAGCATCCTGCACAACGGGTCCTTTTACAACTTCGACGAAACGGAGTTGCCTTACCGTAAAATACGGGCTTTAGCTGAAGGTGACGAAGGAGAGGGTTTTTGGCTGGGTACCTATGGTGAAGGCATCCTGCACCTGAAAGACGGGAAGTTCCGGCACCTGCAGGAACAGGACGGTTTGGCTAATAATACCGTGCTTTCTGTTGAAAGAGGAGATGATGGTTCGATCTGGTTCGCAACATACGGGGGTGTGAGTAGATATTTGGATGGTGAATTTACCAACTATACTATTCGTGACGGTCTGCCGAATAACGGTATTTTGGATATTCTAACAGACCGGGACGGAAATATGTGGTTTTCCACTTTCAGCGGTATTTCCATGCTGGATGGGGAGGAATTTGTCACCATTACAGAAGAGCAGGGTCTGCCAGACGAAGTTTGTTATTTCATTCTTCAGGATGATGAAGGCATATTCTGGATCGGTACCAAGATTGGCGTTGTACGCTTCGACTATGAAGTATACCGGGAAGCCACCAACGAGGGTGAACAGAGAAAGGCCTTTAAATTGATTACCCAGGACCAGGGGCTTATAGCCAATGAGACCAACGCCGGTGCGGGCTACAAAGACGACAGCGGCATATTATGGTTCGGTACCGTAGGAGGGCTTACCCGTTTTGACCCGAGCCGGGCGCCAATGAATAGTGCCCCTCCAAAAGTCCATATCGAGAATGTGAATATATCGGGTGAACCGGTTGCGGACCGGAGGAAAGTCAGGGTCAGCAGTGAAAACAAAAATATCGGTATTGACTTTATAGGCATCAGTTTCAGTGCCCCAGAACAAGTGTTATACGAATATCGCCTCAGGGGATCCGGTGAGGGCTGGCAGCAGACCAACCGCCGATCTGTTCGCTATTCGGCCCTGTTGCCGGGTGATTACACATTCCAGGTCAGAGCCCAGAACAACGATGGACTCTGGAGCGAGGAGACCGCAACACTTTCTTTCACTGTAATGGCACCTTTCTGGATGCAGTGGTGGTTTATTATGCTCGTAATAGTGGTCCTGGTCGGTATCATGTTCTTTATTTACAATTACTACCGCGTTAAGAAGATGGTTGACATTGAACGGATGAGGGTTCGTATTGCCAGCGATCTTCATGACGATGTAGGATCTGCCCTCACCGAAATAGCACTGCAGTCCGACTTCCTGCAGACGACCGATGTTGGAGACCAGGTGAAGCAATCACTGGATCAGATCGGAACGCAGAGCCGTAAGATCGTGTCTAGCCTTGATGATATTGTATGGTCGATTGATGCCCGCAACGACACGCTGGGCGACCTCACCGACCGGATGCAGGATTATATTAACAACGTTCTGCCACAAAAAGAGGTCACATACCAGTTCGATGACCTGGATATGAGCGAAAAAATAACGGTTTCGATGAAAGAAAATCTCTACCTGATATTTAAGGAAGCGGTCAATAATATTGCCAAACATTCCGATGCGGATAAAGTAGAGGTGATTTTAAAAGACCGGAACGGTTCTTTTGATCTTTATATCCATGATAACGGACAGGGAATAAAGCCGGAGCGTAAATCAGGACAGGGACTTCGAAACATGGAAATGCGGGCAAAGCGCATAGATGCAGGTATAGAATTTGAGAATGGAGAAGGTTTTACCGTTCATGTATTTGGGAAAGGCATGTAACAGAAAGCGTTATTTCACGTTAAAGCATAAAAAAAGCACATTATGGCGTCTATAGTCGGAATTGTTGAAGACAATAAAAAAATAAGAGACCTCATCCAGCGATACCTGGATATGCAGGACGAGCTGAAATGTCCGGTAGCTGTTGATACCGTCGAAGAGATGCTCGAATACC
This is a stretch of genomic DNA from Halalkalibaculum roseum. It encodes these proteins:
- a CDS encoding sigma-70 family RNA polymerase sigma factor gives rise to the protein MARSSGISTRESESLDRYLQEIGKEKLITPEDEVRLAKEIQKGSQRALEDLTKANLRFVVSVAKQYQNQGLSLGDLINEGNLGLIKAAKRFDETRGFKFISYAVWWIRQSILQALAEQSRIVRLPLNRVGALNKIGKELGKLEQEYERVPSAAELAESLDMTVSEVADTLKISGRHLSVDAPFAQGEDNRLLDVLENEETPNPDNDLMGESLKVEIERALSKLTSREAEVIRLYFGIGREHSLTLEEIGERFDLTRERVRQIKEKALRKLRHHNRSAALRAYLG
- a CDS encoding GAF domain-containing protein — its product is MDTYAQARQKDRSNAEIMGKKRQEKALREFKQVMEDLVFLLRTASEMETVYMYWINRSREQFVMETKSTSLPNVMFQDRVSFEDHFLDTFKDITEPITVDVQDDLDEGALSHYYNEVPVQYVTILPFINNGETVAITVLESNKHVLTDDKSEVIYAYIDALRKVLNTYLEISDLYQKQEEWVDYEESLSVLDTKGHRTDLILKMLNGMQSFMNTGGVSFIGKSAGSWCNVLNSEGARNAPPIGLPIEDKSLSLEALQKGNPEFAIHFNNNPKRLSPRELHTQGATLAIPVLMNDHRQGLVLVYDDNPLTFKESTKHKLINFVRVAALKMKVNNPKLDADNDLLTNQYGAFIPDIFEMTVDTELKRNAKSLSNYTSWLGLITLSDLPSIRTKLRLEELNQMQKDLVAAFNPSRFGISGAIGFYSDYVYSFFIQSKDKKAVEHWTKALKKEFSEPFELTNGKQIRSGIKVGFTLLDEDLEDSYQALSNAKAALSRAIKSDQEHSPQQ
- a CDS encoding phosphopentomutase is translated as MGNCYVVVIDGLGVGAQEDAAEYGDEGENTLGHVCSQTGCRLPNLGKMGLGNIIPLASVPPEEKPLSAYGKMREVSAGKDSTTGHWELAGVQLEKPFPTYPNGFPNEVIEAFCREIGIEKVLCNRPYSGTEVIADYGKEHLETGYPIVYTSADSVFQVAAHEGVTPVEQLYEWCKQVRKKILTGEHGVGRVIARPFTGEPGGFERLSDRRHDFSLAPPEHNIINNLYNRGFKTYSIGKIIDLFAEKGFTQFRRTKTNAEGISQLLSLMSAAENSFVFVNLIDTDQKYGHRQDPEGFAECLQEIDRAIPAIVSKLKDDDLLILTGDHGNDPTSESTDHSREFVPLLVFPSSSVQAMNLGTRSTFSDVACTVADFFELEESYPGHSFLKE
- a CDS encoding sensor histidine kinase, whose amino-acid sequence is MKRLLLLILLISVALPAFSQILPFRSYSIERGLSEAVVNEMMQDDEGWLWIATGYGLNRFDGFQFTNYYEENGLLSNKIHALFQDEDGLIWIGTGAGVNIIEDDSITTHPDLSALESSSILEIFEDDRGEFWFATDGQGVWHYDTAGNLTQYGEVNGMGDDRVRDVVEDREGTLWFATRDGLTSLKDGNFRTYRMNDGLPDDKLRDLHLDKEGELWIATRGGLSHFTDGSFQNYTETDGLINNRIQSLSPDKEDGLWLGTEEGVSHFVDGNFKNYSVEQGLSNNIVHATLLDREENIWFGTFGGGISVFFGDHIRNYTIEEGLSNNVITSIIEDRDGNHWITSYGGGISKYDGETFTNYLEQDGLVDNKVYKAIVDRENRIVIGTRWGLSILHNGSFYNFDETELPYRKIRALAEGDEGEGFWLGTYGEGILHLKDGKFRHLQEQDGLANNTVLSVERGDDGSIWFATYGGVSRYLDGEFTNYTIRDGLPNNGILDILTDRDGNMWFSTFSGISMLDGEEFVTITEEQGLPDEVCYFILQDDEGIFWIGTKIGVVRFDYEVYREATNEGEQRKAFKLITQDQGLIANETNAGAGYKDDSGILWFGTVGGLTRFDPSRAPMNSAPPKVHIENVNISGEPVADRRKVRVSSENKNIGIDFIGISFSAPEQVLYEYRLRGSGEGWQQTNRRSVRYSALLPGDYTFQVRAQNNDGLWSEETATLSFTVMAPFWMQWWFIMLVIVVLVGIMFFIYNYYRVKKMVDIERMRVRIASDLHDDVGSALTEIALQSDFLQTTDVGDQVKQSLDQIGTQSRKIVSSLDDIVWSIDARNDTLGDLTDRMQDYINNVLPQKEVTYQFDDLDMSEKITVSMKENLYLIFKEAVNNIAKHSDADKVEVILKDRNGSFDLYIHDNGQGIKPERKSGQGLRNMEMRAKRIDAGIEFENGEGFTVHVFGKGM
- a CDS encoding M3 family oligoendopeptidase — translated: MSEKTKKKTGAEEIQWDLSDLYKSIDDPQLEKDRETVREKAQAFAKNYKGNIANLNAGEFKKVLQEYEEILELIGKIGSYAHLIWSTNTSKPEYGKLIQQSKELSSEIHQKLVFFDVEWLDVDDEKAGQWIESDDLSHYRHYLETSRRYKEHILSEKEEQILSAKSVTGSSAWNRYFDETLGAATFELEGEELTEQEVLSKLHEPDRELRKKAHASLTDTFKDLSRTLTFVFNTLLADKHTNDKLRNYDSWISSRNLSNEIDDDTVELLVNSVTSSYSLVQRFYKLKRDLLGYDKLYDYDRYAPLLQNEEEVQWDKAREIVLSSYSEFHPEMGEIAGKFFEKSWIDAAIKPGKRGGAYSASTVPSVHPYVFMNFDGKIRDVQTLAHELGHGVHQYLARKQGPLQAGTPLTTAETASVFGEMLVFQNLIKKLDDPKEKLALLMGKIDDTIATVFRQVSMNRFEHAMHTKRREEGELTTEEFSKLWRSTQEELYGDSVEITESYNLWWCYIPHFLHTPGYVYAYAFGELLVLALYEEYTRSENGFSEKYISMLEAGGSDWPENIVSKVGLDITDRDFWDKGLSAVEKMVQQAEELAKQIN